The sequence TCCTTGACCTTGCCGCCGGCAATGCCTTCCAGCGCCTGCTCCTGGGAGTCGAAGCAGATGGCCGGCCCTTTATGGTAGCCGCCCACGGACGGGTCAACCGCGCCAACCTTGATAATCGAGCCTTCCGGAGCGAGGTTGCCGTACAGGACGGACAATCCGCCGACCTGGGAATACGGATTGTCCAGCTTATGAATAACGCTCGTATCCTGGATTTCATGTCCGCTGACATTCTCGGCCAGCGTCTTTCCGGTAACGGTCATGCACTCACCGAACAGTGTGCCCGGCTTCTTCAGCAGCTCGTTCAGCACGGCGCTGACGCCGCCCGCACGGTCCACATCCTCGATGAAGATGTCCGAAGCGGGGGCCAGCTTGGCCAGGTACGGTACGCGATTGGCCACTTCGTTGATCCGCTCCAGTGGGTATTCGATGCCGGCTTCTTGCGCCAGTGCCAGCGTGTGCAGCACGGTGTTGGTGGAACCGCCCATTGCCATATCGAGTGCGAACGCATTGTCGATCGATTCCTTCGTCACGATGTCGCGCGGTTTCAGATCAAGCTTGATCAGTTCCATGAGCTGCTTGGCGGACTGCCGCACGAATTCCTTGCGTTCTTCCGCCACGGCCAGGATTGTGCCGTTGCCCGGCAGGGCGAGGCCCAGCGCTTCGGCCAGACAGTTCATGGAATTGGCGGTGAACATGCCGGAACAGGAACCGCAGGTCGGACAGCCGTATTGTTCGAGTTCGAGCAGCTCCGCGTCGTTGATTTTGCCGACCTGGTGGGCGCCTACGCCTTCAAATACGGAAGTCAGCGACAGCTTGCGACCTTTGCTGTCCACGCCGGCCTTCATCGGCCCGCCGCTGACGAAGATGGTCGGGATGTTGACGCGCAGCGCGCCCATCATCATGCCCGGCGTAATTTTGTCGCAGTTCGGGATGCAGACCATGCCGTCGAACCAGTGCGCGGATACGACCGTTTCCAGGGAGTCGGCGATAATCTCGCGGCTGGGCAGCGAGTAGCGCATGCCGATATGTCCCATCGCAATGCCGTCGTCCACGCCGATCGTATTGAATTCGAAAGGAACGCCGCCCGCTTCGCGGATTGCTTCCTTGACGATTTTGCCAAATTCCTGGAGATGCACATGACCTGGCACGATATCGATATAGGAATTACAGACCGCGATAAACGGTTTGCCGAAATCCTCATCTTTAACGCCGGCTGCCCGCAGCAGACTGCGGTGCGGAGCCCGGTCGAAGCCTTTTGTGATCATGTCTGAACGCATTTTCTTGGCTGCCATACTTAAAAGTTCCCCCTTATTATTCAATTGCAATTCCAATATTTTGCCGCATTAACGCACTGCTCTCTGAAGAGCCGCGAAGCCGCGGTTTATAGAAAGAACAGGGTCCAGCTCTATGAGAAAGAGGGTGGCCGGCGCCGTTTCTATAATAATAGCGGTTTTTCCTATTAGTAGAGTCTATCACAAAGAGCCGGGTTTTTCTACCGGGCGATGTTAAGTTTATCACCAATAAATGCATGAAAGCACTACCCATAAGACCCTGCTGCGTCAAGGGCTGAAGGTTGTTTGCGTGTATCGATTCCTCTATAATTTTCCTTAAGAATTAAAGGACGTATGCGGTATACCTGGGAGTGGACATCTTGAATAAAAAACGTACGAAGCGCGGTCTCATTATATTGTTGGCATTTGGCGCGGCTGCGGTGGGGGCTCTCTGGTTCTATTTGAAGCCTTACACCCCGGAAGGCCAGGCCGAAGGCGCCCTCGTCTCCGGCAGGGGAATCCTCGTTGAGCGGAATGACAACTGGATTTCTTTCGAGCCTTCCACTGCGAGAATGACAGGCATTATATTCTATCCGGGCGACCTGGTCGAGGCCGAAGCCTATGCGCCGCTGGCCAGACGGCTGGCAGCAGCCGGACATCCGGTCTATATCGCCCGCATGCCGCTCAATCTCGCGGTAACCCGGAGCGACGCGGCCGAGGATATTATCCGCGTGCATCCCAAGCTGTCCTTTATCCTTGGCGGTCATGCGCTGGGGGGCGTTATGGCTTCGCGGTTTGCCGCGAGCCACCCGGACGAATTGGAAGGCGTGTTCTTTCTGGCCTCCTATCCGGATGAGAAAGGGAGCCTGAAGACGACGACATTGGCGGCGCTGTCGGTACTTGGCACCGAGGACAAGGTTCTGGACCGCAAGAAATATCTTGAGGGCAGAGCCTATCTGCCGGACAACACCGTGTACTACTCGCTTGAAGGAGGCAATCACGCCCAGTTCGGCAGCTATGGCTCGCAAAAGGGGGACGGAGAGGCGTCGATTTCCGAGAATCAGCAGCAGGCTGAAACGGTGCGGATGCTGCTTGATTGGATGAGTAATCTGCGTTAGTCCCTAGACGGGTCAAGGCAGCTTCGGCTGCGGCATCCGGGACAGACGCGAGGTTGAACTACATAAGGACAGAAGGGAGAAGCGAAGGTGCCTCTACTGCATGTGAACGGCATTTCGGTGCCCTGCAAAGCCATCCTGTTTGACAAGGACGGCACACTGCTTGATCTGATGGAAATGTGGGGAACATGGGCGGAGTCCGTGCTTCGGGATATGGAGACCCAAATGGCGCTGATTGGCGCGGACTTTACAGGGGATAAGAACCTGCTGCTGGGCACCGTGCAGGATGCGAAAGGCCGGATCACCGGGTACGATCCCGGCGGACCGCTCCCGATGGCCACGGTGGAGCAGACCTACGGGATTCTGGCCTGGCAGCTCTACGCCGCAGGCGTTCCCTGGAATGACGCGATAGTGCGGGTGATGGGCATTGCCAAGGATGCGATGAACGAGCTGCGCGAGCGCCGCGCAGCAAGGCCCCTGCCCGGGCTGCTGCCCTTTCTTGCGCAGTGCGCGCAGGCTTCGCTTCGGCTGGGAGTGGTAACGTCGGATGAATCGCATACGACGGCCGAGCATCTGGAATGGCTCGGCATTTCCGGTTATTTCGGCGCGGTGGTGACAAGGGACAAAGTGGTCAAAGGCAAACCGGCTCCGGAAATGGCCGAAGCCGCCTGCCGGGAGCTAGGGACGCTCCCTGAAGAGACCGTCGTCATTGGCGACAGCAACGCCGATATGCAGATGGGCAGGGGAGCGGGCCTGCGCCTAGCGATCGGGATATCATCGGCGGCGGGAACGGCGGAGCATTTGGCGGACGCCGATACCGTCGTCCGCGACTTTACCGAGCTTACCGTTTCAATGTGACTTAACACCAGAAAGGATGATTACAAGTTATGGATTCATTGCAAACCTTAGCTTCCTGGATACGGGAAAGCAGCCGTATCGTCTTTTTCGGAGGAGCCGGAACATCGACGGAAAGCGGCATTCCTGATTTCCGTTCCGCGGCGGGACTGTATCTGTCGGAGAAATCTTCGCCATATCCGCCCGAGCAAATGCTGAGCCACAGCTTCTTCATATCTAAGCCGGACATTTTTTTTGATTTTTACCGGGGCAAAATGCTTCATCCGGATGCTCAACCGAACGGCGCTCACCAGCTTCTTGCCCGCCTCGAGCAGCAGGGTCGTCTTAGTGCGGTCGTGACGCAGAATATCGACGGGCTTCATCAGAAAGCGGGCAGCCGGCGCGTGCTGGAGCTTCACGGGTCCGTACACCGCAACCACTGTATGAGCTGCTCCCGTTATTACGGGCTGGATGCGATTACCGGCAGTGAAGAGACCGTTCCCCGCTGCCTTGAATGCGGCGGCATCATTAAGCCGGACGTTGTGCTTTACGAGGAAGAGCTGGACCATAAGGTGCTGACCGATTCCGTCCAGGCGATTGCAAATGCCGATCTGCTCATCATCGGAGGCACTTCGCTGACCGTGCAGCCCGCAGCCAGTCTTATTCAATATTTTCAAGGCAATCATACAGCGCTGCTCAACGGCGAACCGACGTCCTATGATACGCGTGCGGACCTGATCATTACCGATCGGATCGGGTGGGCGATGGACCGAATAAGCGAGATGCTGGGCTGACGGCTTCCACGTCTTCGTGTATGCGGTGATTATAATAACCTGCGGCAGTTTAAGAATAAAATATTCGGACTGCTCCGAACATTAAAAGTCATTGAGCAAGGGATACCAGACCGAGAGGCAGGGATACGCATGGTATATGTGGCAAGCGACGAGCGGTATGAGGTGATGCGGTACAACCGCTGCGGGAAGTCGGGATTAAAGCTTCCGGCCATCTCGCTTGGGCTGTGGCACAATTTCGGCGGTATTGACTCCTATGAGAACGGAAGGAAAATGATAACCCGGGCGTTTGATCTAGGGATCACCCATTTCGATTTGGCCAATAATTACGGTCCGCCCCCCGGTTCAGCCGAAGAATTGTTCGGCAGCGTGCTTGCCAAGGATCTGGCGCCGTACCGTGACGAAATGGTAATTTCGACCAAGGCCGGATACTATATGTGGCCGGGGCCGTATGGCGAATGGGGCTCGCGAAAGTATGTACTGTCAAGTCTGGACCAAAGTCTGAAGCGGCTCGGGGTGGATTATGTGGACATTTTTTATTCGCATCGGCCCGATCCCGAGACGCCGCTGGAAGAGACGATGGGGGCGCTGCACCAGGCTGTCCGCTCAGGCAAGGCTCTGTATGCCGGATTATCCAACTACTCCGCCGAACAGACGGAAGCCGCTATTGCCATACTCAGGGATCTCGGCACCCCGCTGCTGATTCACCAGCCAAGGTATTCGCTGCTGGACCGCTGGATAGAGAATGGGCTGCAGGATGTGCTGGAGCGGCATGGAGCCGGAAGCATCGCTTTTACGCCGCTCGCGCAAGGCTTGCTGACGAATAAATATCTGAACGGCATTCCGGGCGATTCCAGAGCGGTCAAGCCTTCGGCCGCGTTTAACGAAAGCCGGATTACGCCGGAGGCGCTGCGGAAGGTCCGGCTGCTGAACCAGATGGCCGCGGCTCGCGGCCAGAGCCTGGCGCAGTTCGCGCTGGCCTGGGTGCTGCGGAGCGGCAGGGTCACTTCCGCGCTGATCGGCGCGAGCCGTGTAAGCCAGATCGAAGAGAACGTGGCGGCGCTGTCCAATCTCGAATTCACGGATGAAGAGCTGGACCGGATCGAGATTATTTTGAAGACCGAGAACGACGGTTAGCAGGTAAGGCTCGGCTAGTGATCCTGCTGCCGCGCCGTGACGGCGCGGTAAGCTGTCGGCGACTGGCCGCAGAAGCGCTTGAACTGGCGGGAGAAGTATAAAGCGTCCGTTAATCCGACCGATGCCGCTACCTGCTCCACCGACAGTTCGGGCCGCTCGCGCAGCAGCTGGCGAGACTTGTCGATCCTCAGCTTGAGCAGATAGGTAACAGGTGACAGCCCCGTTTCCTCTTTGAAAATGCGCGACAGATAAGCCCGGTTATAGCCAAGGCTGGCGCACATCTGTTCAATTGAGACCGGATGAGCGTACTGGGAGGACATATAGTGAATCATCTGCTTGACGGTCCGCTTCACCTGCGAATCTTTTCCCGGCAGGCGCGAATGGTCCTTCAGCATCTCTGACGCTTCCCCCAGTGTCAGATAGAGAAACCCAAGCGAGGTCAAGTGACCGCTCTCCCGCCCTGCGTAGAAAGTCTTCATAATTCCGGCAAGCGCTTCTGGAATGACGCTTCTGTTGCCGCACGCCGCCACCGGCTGTTCGGGCGAGAAGCCGGCTTCGCGTACAAGCCTGCCCGCATCCGTCCCGGAAAAGGCCGCCCATCTATATCTCCACGGCCGCTCAAGGTCGGATACATAGCTGACCAGCTGGCCGGGCTGAATGAGAAAGCAGTCGCCGGGTCCAAGCTCATAGGTGCGCTGCTCCGTGCGGAATGCGCCTGCTCCCGTTTCAATGCAGTGCAGCAGGAAATAATCGTAGATTTTCGGTCCGACTTGGTGCAGCGGCGGCGTCTGGCTTTCTCCGGCGAACAGTACATGAAGGCTCTGCTCCTCGTAATAGACCGGGTTGGAGGCCACGGAATAGGTTTGTTCCATCCGCAAATCCCTTTCTTTCTGATGCTAGGGTAAAGTCACATTTATCCATACATTACACACATGATTGCATTACAGGCAAAGCACCATTTTATTATACTATAAGCATGAAGCATCTGAATATTCAGTCCAGTCAGGATAAGCGGCGAAAGGGTGGAGCGAACCAATGAGTATACAAGAGCTTAATGCAGCATTCATTGAAAAATACGGAACAAGCGGCCTGGAGGAAAAAGTATTCTATGCGCCGGGCAGGGTCAATCTGATCGGAGAGCATCTCGATTATAACGGGGGTTATGTTCTGCCAGCGGCGCTGGAATTTGGCACGACACTGATCGTACGGCCGCGTGCCGACGGTAAAGTAACGTTCGCTTCAACTAATTTTCCATATGAATTATCCATTGATTATACCGAAATCGGCAGAGAAAAGACCGGCGAATGGGTGGACTATCCGATTGGCGTAATGGTCGAGCTGAAGAAAAAAGGACACCCCGTATCGCAGGGGTACGACCTGCTCTTCCATGGAGATATCCCTAACGGTGCGGGCTTGTCGTCTTCGGCTTCCATCGAGGTCGTTACAGCTTTTGCTTTCCTGACGCTGGAGGGCGGCGATACCGATACGGTGGAAATCGCGCTGCTGTCCCAGCGCGCCGAGAATCAATACGTCGGCGTAAACTCCGGCATCATGGATCAGTTCGCTGTCGCCAACGGCAGAAAGGATCATGCCATTCTGCTTATGTGCGATACGCTGGAATATGATCTGGTGCCTTTCCTAACCGGTTCTTATAAACTCGTTATCGGCAATACGAACAAGCGCCGGGGGCTGGTGGATTCCAAATACAATGAACGCCGCCAGCAGTGCGACGAGGCGCTCGCCGCGCTGCGTGAAGAAATCCCTTCCCTGGGATTCCTGGCGCAATTGAAGCCGGACGAATTCGAACGGCATGCAGGGAAAATCGCCGATGAAACAGTCAGACGGCGCGCGCGCCATGTTGTTGAAGAGAACCAGCGCGTGCTTGACTCTGTACAGGTGCTTAAAAATAATGATCTGAAGCAGTTCGGACAGTTCATGAACGACTCTCACGTTTCACTGCGCGATTTGTATGAAGTAAGCTGCACCGAGCTGGACGTTATGGTCGAGGAGGCGCAGCGCATTCCCGGTACGCTCGGCTCGCGGATGACGGGCGCGGGCTTCGGCGGCTGCACCGTTTCGCTGGTGCATGAAGACGATATCGATCGCTTTATTGCCGAAGTGGGCAAAGCCTATAAGGAAAGAACGGGCCTTACGGGCGAATTTTACGTATGCGGCATCGGCAACGGGGTTAGAGAACTGGAAGGAGTGAAGTGATATGGCTATATTGGTGACGGGCGGAGCGGGCTATATTGGCTCCCACACGGTAGCGGAGCTGCTTGACCTCGGTGAAGAGGTTGTGGTGCTGGATAATCTGGTAACAGGGCACCGGGAATCCCTTCTCGGAGGCAAGCTGTACGTAGGTGATCTGCGAGACAAGGAGCTGCTGGCCAAGCTGTTTGCCGAGAACGAGATTGAAGCAGTCATTCATTTTGCCGCAAGCTCGCTCGTAGGCGAGAGCATGAAAGACCCGGTAAAATACTACGATAACAACGTATATGGCACGCAGTGTCTGCTGGAAGGCATGCAAAAGGCGGGCGTGAACAAAATCGTGTTCTCCTCCACCGCGGCAACTTACGGCGAACCGGAGAAGGTACCGATCGAAGAGACGGACCGGACCCAGCCTTCCAATGTCTACGGTGAGACGAAGCTGACGATGGAGCGGATGATGTCGTGGTTCGATAAAGTGCTTGGGATCAAATACGTGGCGCTCCGCTACTTCAATGCCGCCGGGGCGCATGCCAGCGGTAAAATCGGCGAGGATCATCGTCCCGAGAGCCATCTGATTCCGCTCGTTCTCCAGACCGCACTGAAGCAGCGGGAGAGTATCGCGGTCTTCGGCGACGACTATCCGACTGGGGACGGCACCTGCATACGCGACTATATCCATGTCAGCGATCTGGCGGACGCCCATGTCCGGGCTGTAACTTATCTGCGCAGCGGAAGCGAAAGCAGCGTGTTCAACCTCGGCAACGGCCTGGGATTTTCCGTCAAGGAAGTGATCGAGACGGCCAAGGAAGTGACCGGCCTTGACATTCCGGTTGTCATTCAGGAGCGCCGCGCGGGCGACCCCGCCGTGCTTGTGGCCTCCTCCGATAAAGCCCGCAGCGTGCTGGGCTGGAATCCGTCGCGCGCCGATCTGAAGGAAATCATCCGCAGCGCCTGGAATTGGCATTCGTCTCATCCGCAAGGGTACGGAGAAGCCTGATGAAGCCGATGGAGATGACACCTGGTATAAAGGAGAACAACATCATGGTTATCGAAAAAAATACAACGGCTTCCGGGGCCGACCAGGCGCTGCACGCCATTGAACAACTCGTGCTGTTCGCATCGCGCCGGCGTCTAATCGAACCCGCCGATATCGATTACAGCCGCAATCTGCTGCTGGAGCAGTTCAGATTCAGCGAGCCTTATACCGGGAAAGTCGATGATACGGAATTGCAGGGCCCGCAGGCTCCGCTGGATGTTCTGATCGATTACGGCTTTGAAATCGGGCTGATTCCGGAGAACAGCGACACTTACCGGGATCTGCTGGATGCCAAGATCATGGGCCTTCTGCTGGCCCGTCCATCGGAAGTGAACGCGGAGTTTTACCGGCTGAGCGGCGAGCAAGGTGTTGCTGCCGCAACCGGCCGGTTCTATCAGCTCAGCATTGATTCCAACTATATCCGCATGGACCGCATTTCGAAGAACGTCTACTGGCTGCAGCCTACGCCATACGGGAACTTGGAGATGACGATCAATCTGTCCAAGCCGGAGAAAAATCCGAAGGAAATTGCCATGGCGCGGCTGCTTCCGCCGCCCATATACCCGAAATGCCTGCTCTGCCGGGAGAATGTCGGCTATGCCGGACGGCTTAACCATCCGGCCCGCCAGAACCTGCGGGCGATCCCGATTGAACTGAATAGCGAGAAATGGTTCTTTCAATATTCGCCATATGTGTATTACAACGAGCACTGCATCGTATTCCATCACGATCATGTGCCGATGAAGCTGACGAAGGATACGCTGAAGCGGCTGCTGGGATTCGTTAGCGAATTCCCGCATTATTTTATCGGCTCCAATGCGGATCTTCCGATTGTGGGCGGCTCTATTTTGACACATGACCATTTTCAGGGAGGCCGCCATACCTTTGCGCTGCAAAAGGCTCCTATTGAACAAAGCTTTAACCATCCGAAGTATCCGGGGGTTGACCTGGGACTGGTCAAATGGCCGATGTCGGTTATCCGTCTGAATGGGGAGAATCCGGATATCCTGCTGGAATGCGCTGACGATCTTTACGAAGCGTGGAAAAGCTACAGCGACCCTGCGGCCGATATTCTGGCCTTCTCGGAAGCCGGCGGCGAGCGGCAGCCCCATAATACGATCACCCCCATTGTCCGCCGCAGCGAAGACGGCGGCTATGAGATGGATATGGTGCTGCGCAACAACCGAACCAGCGAGGAGCATCCCGAGGGTATTTTCCACCCGCACCGGGAGATGCATCATATCAAGAAAGAAAATATCGGTCTCATCGAAGTCATGGGCTTGGCGATTTTACCGGGGCGGCTGAAGAATGAGCTGGATAGAGTCGCAGATATTCTCGCCGGCAACGCGGCGGAGCTCGAAGCGTTGGGCAGCGGCGCGGATCATCCCCTTGCCCAGCATGCGGACTGGATCGCGGAGCTGACCGGACGATTCGGCACAGTAATGGATCGCGAGGAGGCCGTCCGGACGGTCCGGAACGAGGTCGGCATCAAATTCACGCAAATTCTGGAGCATGCGGGCGTGTTTAAATGCTCGTCTGAAGGCCGGGAAGCTTTCCGGAACTTCATCATTAGCTTTGGCGCGGTCTGAATGCGCGGCAGGCTTTTGAAATAGCCGGTTTCTCTTTAGGGGGAAGCCGGCTTTTTTCTTGGAATCAGGCACGTACTCTCCGCTAATTTGTATGGTAAAAGTTAGGGGCTTATAATATAGAGATGCAGCACTAATCCTAAATTATGGAGGCATAACCAATGCGTAATTTCCAATTTTATAATCCAACCCGGCTGATCTTTGGGAAAGGAACCCTAGAAGCACTGACTACCGAAATCCCTAAATACGGAAAAAATGTACTCCTTATCTATGGAGGAGGCAGCATTAAACGCAGCGGTTTATACGATAAGATAACCGCGCTGCTTCAAGGCATCGGCGCGAATGTAACGGAGCTCCCTGGAGTTGAGCCGAATCCGCGCCTGTCTACCGTACATAGAGGGGTCGATCTATGCCGGAGTCAAGGGATCGAGCTGGTTCTGGCGGTTGGCGGGGGGAGCGTGCTGGATTGCGCCAAGGCAATCGCCGTGGGCGCGAAATACGAAGGCGACATGTGGGATTTCGCAGTGCGTAAGGCGGCTCCGCAGGGGGCGCTGCCGCTCGGCACCGTCCTGACAATGGCGGCGACAGGCTCGGAGATGAACAGCAACTCGGTAATCACGAATGAAGCCACAATGGAAAAAATAGGCTGGAGCAGCCCTTACGCATACCCGGCATTCTCCATTCTCGATCCCGAGCTGACCTTCTCTCTGCCCCGAGATCAGACCGTGTACGGCGTTGTAGATATGATGGTGCATGTCCTGGAGCATTATTTCCACACGGATGGCAACACGCCTGTTCAGGACGGCTTCTGTGAAGCGCTGCTGCGGACCATGATGGATGCCGGCTCTAAACTGGTAAACGACCTTGAGAATTATGAGCTGCGTGAGACGATTCTGTACAGCGGCACAATGGCTCTGAACGGTATGGTGAGCATGGGCTTTGCCGGAGACTGGGCTACACATAATATTGAGCATGCCGTCTCGGCTGTGTACGATATCCCGCATGGCGGCGGCTTGGCGATTCTGTTCCCGCAGTGGATGAAGTACAACCTGGATGCAGGCCCTGAGCGGTTCCGCCAGCTTGCAGTGAACGTGTTCGGCGTCGATCCTTCCGGCAAAAGCGACCGCGAGGTTGGCCTTGAAGGCATCGAAGCCCTGCGGCGCTTCTGGGATTCCATCGGCGCTCCGAGCCGTTTGGCGGATTACGATATTGACGCAAGCCATATCGATGCAATGGCGGACAAGGCGATCCGTTTCGGTCCGTTCGGGAACTTCCGCAAGCTTAAGCGGGAAGATACGGTTGAAATCTACACCATGTCGTTGTAACAGAGTATGAAGCTAAGCAAGACAGCAAGGAAGCAGGCAAAAAGGGCAGCGGCTAAGCCGCTGCCCTTTTTTAGGATGTAAATCTTACCTGGCATACACCAATAGCGCCCCAGCATGCGACAAAGCCAAGAGAATGCGCTGTTAAGATATTTTGAGTAAGCTGCTCCTGAAGCATTGCAATATGGAGGAAAATCCAGATTTTTGAAACTAAACGGCCTTTTATCACGTTTAACCTAATATGGATAGCCTGGGCGGGAGGAGAAGGATATGCACACACTGT is a genomic window of Paenibacillus durus ATCC 35681 containing:
- the ilvD gene encoding dihydroxy-acid dehydratase, with product MAAKKMRSDMITKGFDRAPHRSLLRAAGVKDEDFGKPFIAVCNSYIDIVPGHVHLQEFGKIVKEAIREAGGVPFEFNTIGVDDGIAMGHIGMRYSLPSREIIADSLETVVSAHWFDGMVCIPNCDKITPGMMMGALRVNIPTIFVSGGPMKAGVDSKGRKLSLTSVFEGVGAHQVGKINDAELLELEQYGCPTCGSCSGMFTANSMNCLAEALGLALPGNGTILAVAEERKEFVRQSAKQLMELIKLDLKPRDIVTKESIDNAFALDMAMGGSTNTVLHTLALAQEAGIEYPLERINEVANRVPYLAKLAPASDIFIEDVDRAGGVSAVLNELLKKPGTLFGECMTVTGKTLAENVSGHEIQDTSVIHKLDNPYSQVGGLSVLYGNLAPEGSIIKVGAVDPSVGGYHKGPAICFDSQEQALEGIAGGKVKEGHVVVIRYEGPKGGPGMPEMLAPTSQIVGMGLGAKVGLITDGRFSGASRGISIGHISPEAAEGGPIAFVRDGDIIELDLNNRKIELHVSDEELEERRKDWKEFEPKVKTGYLARYSKLVTNASKGGVLKI
- a CDS encoding alpha/beta hydrolase → MDILNKKRTKRGLIILLAFGAAAVGALWFYLKPYTPEGQAEGALVSGRGILVERNDNWISFEPSTARMTGIIFYPGDLVEAEAYAPLARRLAAAGHPVYIARMPLNLAVTRSDAAEDIIRVHPKLSFILGGHALGGVMASRFAASHPDELEGVFFLASYPDEKGSLKTTTLAALSVLGTEDKVLDRKKYLEGRAYLPDNTVYYSLEGGNHAQFGSYGSQKGDGEASISENQQQAETVRMLLDWMSNLR
- a CDS encoding HAD family hydrolase encodes the protein MPLLHVNGISVPCKAILFDKDGTLLDLMEMWGTWAESVLRDMETQMALIGADFTGDKNLLLGTVQDAKGRITGYDPGGPLPMATVEQTYGILAWQLYAAGVPWNDAIVRVMGIAKDAMNELRERRAARPLPGLLPFLAQCAQASLRLGVVTSDESHTTAEHLEWLGISGYFGAVVTRDKVVKGKPAPEMAEAACRELGTLPEETVVIGDSNADMQMGRGAGLRLAIGISSAAGTAEHLADADTVVRDFTELTVSM
- a CDS encoding NAD-dependent protein deacylase: MDSLQTLASWIRESSRIVFFGGAGTSTESGIPDFRSAAGLYLSEKSSPYPPEQMLSHSFFISKPDIFFDFYRGKMLHPDAQPNGAHQLLARLEQQGRLSAVVTQNIDGLHQKAGSRRVLELHGSVHRNHCMSCSRYYGLDAITGSEETVPRCLECGGIIKPDVVLYEEELDHKVLTDSVQAIANADLLIIGGTSLTVQPAASLIQYFQGNHTALLNGEPTSYDTRADLIITDRIGWAMDRISEMLG
- the mgrA gene encoding L-glyceraldehyde 3-phosphate reductase, with product MVYVASDERYEVMRYNRCGKSGLKLPAISLGLWHNFGGIDSYENGRKMITRAFDLGITHFDLANNYGPPPGSAEELFGSVLAKDLAPYRDEMVISTKAGYYMWPGPYGEWGSRKYVLSSLDQSLKRLGVDYVDIFYSHRPDPETPLEETMGALHQAVRSGKALYAGLSNYSAEQTEAAIAILRDLGTPLLIHQPRYSLLDRWIENGLQDVLERHGAGSIAFTPLAQGLLTNKYLNGIPGDSRAVKPSAAFNESRITPEALRKVRLLNQMAAARGQSLAQFALAWVLRSGRVTSALIGASRVSQIEENVAALSNLEFTDEELDRIEIILKTENDG
- a CDS encoding AraC family transcriptional regulator, coding for MEQTYSVASNPVYYEEQSLHVLFAGESQTPPLHQVGPKIYDYFLLHCIETGAGAFRTEQRTYELGPGDCFLIQPGQLVSYVSDLERPWRYRWAAFSGTDAGRLVREAGFSPEQPVAACGNRSVIPEALAGIMKTFYAGRESGHLTSLGFLYLTLGEASEMLKDHSRLPGKDSQVKRTVKQMIHYMSSQYAHPVSIEQMCASLGYNRAYLSRIFKEETGLSPVTYLLKLRIDKSRQLLRERPELSVEQVAASVGLTDALYFSRQFKRFCGQSPTAYRAVTARQQDH
- a CDS encoding galactokinase → MSIQELNAAFIEKYGTSGLEEKVFYAPGRVNLIGEHLDYNGGYVLPAALEFGTTLIVRPRADGKVTFASTNFPYELSIDYTEIGREKTGEWVDYPIGVMVELKKKGHPVSQGYDLLFHGDIPNGAGLSSSASIEVVTAFAFLTLEGGDTDTVEIALLSQRAENQYVGVNSGIMDQFAVANGRKDHAILLMCDTLEYDLVPFLTGSYKLVIGNTNKRRGLVDSKYNERRQQCDEALAALREEIPSLGFLAQLKPDEFERHAGKIADETVRRRARHVVEENQRVLDSVQVLKNNDLKQFGQFMNDSHVSLRDLYEVSCTELDVMVEEAQRIPGTLGSRMTGAGFGGCTVSLVHEDDIDRFIAEVGKAYKERTGLTGEFYVCGIGNGVRELEGVK
- the galE gene encoding UDP-glucose 4-epimerase GalE — translated: MAILVTGGAGYIGSHTVAELLDLGEEVVVLDNLVTGHRESLLGGKLYVGDLRDKELLAKLFAENEIEAVIHFAASSLVGESMKDPVKYYDNNVYGTQCLLEGMQKAGVNKIVFSSTAATYGEPEKVPIEETDRTQPSNVYGETKLTMERMMSWFDKVLGIKYVALRYFNAAGAHASGKIGEDHRPESHLIPLVLQTALKQRESIAVFGDDYPTGDGTCIRDYIHVSDLADAHVRAVTYLRSGSESSVFNLGNGLGFSVKEVIETAKEVTGLDIPVVIQERRAGDPAVLVASSDKARSVLGWNPSRADLKEIIRSAWNWHSSHPQGYGEA
- a CDS encoding UDP-glucose--hexose-1-phosphate uridylyltransferase, whose amino-acid sequence is MVIEKNTTASGADQALHAIEQLVLFASRRRLIEPADIDYSRNLLLEQFRFSEPYTGKVDDTELQGPQAPLDVLIDYGFEIGLIPENSDTYRDLLDAKIMGLLLARPSEVNAEFYRLSGEQGVAAATGRFYQLSIDSNYIRMDRISKNVYWLQPTPYGNLEMTINLSKPEKNPKEIAMARLLPPPIYPKCLLCRENVGYAGRLNHPARQNLRAIPIELNSEKWFFQYSPYVYYNEHCIVFHHDHVPMKLTKDTLKRLLGFVSEFPHYFIGSNADLPIVGGSILTHDHFQGGRHTFALQKAPIEQSFNHPKYPGVDLGLVKWPMSVIRLNGENPDILLECADDLYEAWKSYSDPAADILAFSEAGGERQPHNTITPIVRRSEDGGYEMDMVLRNNRTSEEHPEGIFHPHREMHHIKKENIGLIEVMGLAILPGRLKNELDRVADILAGNAAELEALGSGADHPLAQHADWIAELTGRFGTVMDREEAVRTVRNEVGIKFTQILEHAGVFKCSSEGREAFRNFIISFGAV
- a CDS encoding iron-containing alcohol dehydrogenase; translated protein: MRNFQFYNPTRLIFGKGTLEALTTEIPKYGKNVLLIYGGGSIKRSGLYDKITALLQGIGANVTELPGVEPNPRLSTVHRGVDLCRSQGIELVLAVGGGSVLDCAKAIAVGAKYEGDMWDFAVRKAAPQGALPLGTVLTMAATGSEMNSNSVITNEATMEKIGWSSPYAYPAFSILDPELTFSLPRDQTVYGVVDMMVHVLEHYFHTDGNTPVQDGFCEALLRTMMDAGSKLVNDLENYELRETILYSGTMALNGMVSMGFAGDWATHNIEHAVSAVYDIPHGGGLAILFPQWMKYNLDAGPERFRQLAVNVFGVDPSGKSDREVGLEGIEALRRFWDSIGAPSRLADYDIDASHIDAMADKAIRFGPFGNFRKLKREDTVEIYTMSL